The proteins below come from a single Denticeps clupeoides chromosome 15, fDenClu1.1, whole genome shotgun sequence genomic window:
- the tcf7l2 gene encoding transcription factor 7-like 2 isoform X15 yields the protein MYAREGLLLGLEERAGKGGAPAPGLSLLQQVGCWHLNLHSWSNKVPVVQHPHHVHPLTPLITYSNEHFTPGNPPPHLQTDVDPKTGIPRPPHPPDISPYYPLSPGTVGQIPHPLGWLVPQQGQPVYPITTGGFRHPYPTALTVNASMSSLLSSRFPPHMVPPHHSLHTTGIPHPAIVTPSVKQESSHSDIGSLNSSKHQDSKKEDEKKKPHIKKPLNAFMLYMKEMRAKVVAECTLKESAAINQILGRRWHALSREEQAKYYELARKERQLHMQLYPGWSARDNYACNQQGKKKKRKREKQQGEGNEHREYFPNPCLSLPPITDLSAPKKCRARFGLDQQNNWCGPCRRKKKCIRYIQGEGSCASPHSSDGSLLDSPPSSPSLVAPSPTSKEPTKPQTEQIQPLSLTLKPAPPLASAHHQHQHLLPVAPPPLALLEKPPGASHNGSLDHTDVSSSSRPSGSSSSSSSSSSSSSSSLSSSSLSKSSMATVALCHPLSSLLPNSAPTQPLSLVTKSID from the exons ATGTACGCGAGGGAAGGCCTCTTACTAGGGCTAGAGGAGAGGGCGGGCAAGGGTGGCGCCCCGGCCCCCGGGCTGTCTCTCCTGCAGCAGGTCGGCTGCTGGCATCTTAATCTCCACAGCTGG TCTAATAAGGTCCCCGTGGTACAGCACCCTCACCATGTGCACCCTCTCACGCCGCTGATCACCTACAGCAATGAGCACTTCACACCCGgaaacccccctccacacctacAGACAGACGTGGACCCCAAAACAG gaATTCCAAGGCCTCCGCATCCTCCTGATATATCTCCATACTACCCGCTATCGCCTGGCACTGTTGGCCAGATCCCCCATCCGCTAGGATGGTTAGTACCACA gcaAGGTCAACCAGTTTACCCAATCACAACGGGAGGCTTTAGGCACCCTTACCCAACTGCGCTCACGGTCAATGCATCCATGTCAAG TCTTCTGTCCTCCAGGTTCCCCCCTCACATGGTGCCCCCCCACCACAGTTTGCACACCACGGGCATCCCGCACCCGGCCATCGTCACACCCAGTGTCAAGCAAGAGTCGTCACACAGCGACATCGGCTCTCTAAACAGCTC AAAACATCAAGACTCTAAAAAGGAAGACGAAAAGAAGAAGCCGCACATAAAGAAGCCGCTGAACGCGTTCATGCTGTATATGAAGGAGATGCGGGCCAAAGTTGTGGCAGAGTGCACACTCAAAGAAAGCGCAGCTATCAACCAGATCCTCGGACGAAGG TGGCATGCCCTATCTCGAGAGGAGCAGGCGAAATACTACGAGCTGGCCAGGAAAGAGCGACAGCTTCACATGCAGCTGTACCCAGGCTGGTCAGCACGAGACAACTAT gcGTGTAACCAACaggggaaaaagaagaagagaaaacgAGAAAAGCAGCAAGGAGAAGGCAATG AACACAGGGAATATTTCCCAAACCCTTGCCTTTCACTTCCTCCGATTACAG ACCTGAGCGCCCCTAAGAAGTGTCGCGCGCGCTTCGGGCTCGATCAGCAGAATAACTGGTGTGGGCCGTGCag GAGAAAAAAGAAGTGCATTCGCTACATTCAAGGTGAAGGCAGCTGTGCCAGTCCTCATTCTTCGGACGGAAGCTTACTAGAttcccccccttcctccccttCCCTGGTTGCCCCTTCCCCGACCTCGAAAGAGCCCACCAAACCGCAGACTGAACAAATACAACCTCTCTCACTGACTCTGAAGCCAGCCCCCCCACTGGCCTCCGcacaccaccaacaccaacacctCCTCCCAGTAGCGCCGCCACCACTGGCTCTGCTGGAAAAACCGCCCGGCGCCTCCCACAACGGATCCCTGGATCACACGGACGTGTCGTCGTCCTCGCGTCCATCAGgatcgtcctcttcctcctcctcctcctcctcctcctcctcctcctccttgtccTCGTCGTCACTAAGCAAGTCCTCGATGGCCACGGTGGCGCTGTGCCACCCCCTCTCCTCCCTGCTCCCCAACAGTGCACCCACGCAGCCTCTCTCGCTCGTAACCAAGTCTATAGACTAA
- the tcf7l2 gene encoding transcription factor 7-like 2 isoform X16: MYAREGLLLGLEERAGKGGAPAPGLSLLQQVGCWHLNLHSWSNKVPVVQHPHHVHPLTPLITYSNEHFTPGNPPPHLQTDVDPKTGIPRPPHPPDISPYYPLSPGTVGQIPHPLGWLVPQQGQPVYPITTGGFRHPYPTALTVNASMSRFPPHMVPPHHSLHTTGIPHPAIVTPSVKQESSHSDIGSLNSSKHQDSKKEDEKKKPHIKKPLNAFMLYMKEMRAKVVAECTLKESAAINQILGRRWHALSREEQAKYYELARKERQLHMQLYPGWSARDNYGKKKKRKREKQQGEGNEHREYFPNPCLSLPPITDLSAPKKCRARFGLDQQNNWCGPCRRKKKCIRYIQGEGSCASPHSSDGSLLDSPPSSPSLVAPSPTSKEPTKPQTEQIQPLSLTLKPAPPLASAHHQHQHLLPVAPPPLALLEKPPGASHNGSLDHTDVSSSSRPSGSSSSSSSSSSSSSSSLSSSSLSKSSMATVALCHPLSSLLPNSAPTQPLSLVTKSID, translated from the exons ATGTACGCGAGGGAAGGCCTCTTACTAGGGCTAGAGGAGAGGGCGGGCAAGGGTGGCGCCCCGGCCCCCGGGCTGTCTCTCCTGCAGCAGGTCGGCTGCTGGCATCTTAATCTCCACAGCTGG TCTAATAAGGTCCCCGTGGTACAGCACCCTCACCATGTGCACCCTCTCACGCCGCTGATCACCTACAGCAATGAGCACTTCACACCCGgaaacccccctccacacctacAGACAGACGTGGACCCCAAAACAG gaATTCCAAGGCCTCCGCATCCTCCTGATATATCTCCATACTACCCGCTATCGCCTGGCACTGTTGGCCAGATCCCCCATCCGCTAGGATGGTTAGTACCACA gcaAGGTCAACCAGTTTACCCAATCACAACGGGAGGCTTTAGGCACCCTTACCCAACTGCGCTCACGGTCAATGCATCCATGTCAAG GTTCCCCCCTCACATGGTGCCCCCCCACCACAGTTTGCACACCACGGGCATCCCGCACCCGGCCATCGTCACACCCAGTGTCAAGCAAGAGTCGTCACACAGCGACATCGGCTCTCTAAACAGCTC AAAACATCAAGACTCTAAAAAGGAAGACGAAAAGAAGAAGCCGCACATAAAGAAGCCGCTGAACGCGTTCATGCTGTATATGAAGGAGATGCGGGCCAAAGTTGTGGCAGAGTGCACACTCAAAGAAAGCGCAGCTATCAACCAGATCCTCGGACGAAGG TGGCATGCCCTATCTCGAGAGGAGCAGGCGAAATACTACGAGCTGGCCAGGAAAGAGCGACAGCTTCACATGCAGCTGTACCCAGGCTGGTCAGCACGAGACAACTAT gggaaaaagaagaagagaaaacgAGAAAAGCAGCAAGGAGAAGGCAATG AACACAGGGAATATTTCCCAAACCCTTGCCTTTCACTTCCTCCGATTACAG ACCTGAGCGCCCCTAAGAAGTGTCGCGCGCGCTTCGGGCTCGATCAGCAGAATAACTGGTGTGGGCCGTGCag GAGAAAAAAGAAGTGCATTCGCTACATTCAAGGTGAAGGCAGCTGTGCCAGTCCTCATTCTTCGGACGGAAGCTTACTAGAttcccccccttcctccccttCCCTGGTTGCCCCTTCCCCGACCTCGAAAGAGCCCACCAAACCGCAGACTGAACAAATACAACCTCTCTCACTGACTCTGAAGCCAGCCCCCCCACTGGCCTCCGcacaccaccaacaccaacacctCCTCCCAGTAGCGCCGCCACCACTGGCTCTGCTGGAAAAACCGCCCGGCGCCTCCCACAACGGATCCCTGGATCACACGGACGTGTCGTCGTCCTCGCGTCCATCAGgatcgtcctcttcctcctcctcctcctcctcctcctcctcctcctccttgtccTCGTCGTCACTAAGCAAGTCCTCGATGGCCACGGTGGCGCTGTGCCACCCCCTCTCCTCCCTGCTCCCCAACAGTGCACCCACGCAGCCTCTCTCGCTCGTAACCAAGTCTATAGACTAA